In bacterium, a single window of DNA contains:
- a CDS encoding YbaB/EbfC family nucleoid-associated protein, producing MSKVPGLGDLFKQAQDLQERLQRVQEEAAARSVEASAGGGMVRATVNGRLELVRLQIEPAALAGGDVEMLQDLVIAAVNQALRSAQQQMADEMSKLTGGLKLPGMG from the coding sequence ATGAGCAAGGTGCCGGGGCTCGGTGATCTGTTCAAGCAGGCGCAGGATCTCCAGGAGCGGTTGCAGCGCGTCCAGGAGGAGGCGGCGGCGCGCAGCGTCGAGGCCAGTGCCGGCGGCGGCATGGTGCGCGCGACCGTGAACGGCCGTCTCGAGTTGGTGCGCCTGCAGATCGAGCCCGCCGCCCTCGCCGGCGGCGACGTGGAGATGCTGCAGGACCTGGTGATCGCGGCGGTGAATCAGGCGCTGCGCAGCGCGCAGCAGCAGATGGCCGACGAGATGAGCAAGCTCACGGGTGGGCTCAAGCTGCCGGGCATGGGGTGA
- the dnaX gene encoding DNA polymerase III subunit gamma/tau: MTYLVSARRWRPQTFEDLVGQEHVARTLSNAIRAGRVAHAFLFTGVRGVGKTTAARVLAKALNCERGPTPTPCNECANCREITAGSAVDVLEIDGASNTGVDDVREIIENVRYQAAKSRFKIYIIDEVHMLSNSAFNALLKTLEEPPPHVKFIFATTDPHKLPATVQSRCQRYDFRRIPLRQVVARLRQIVDADGVAISDRALFTLAREGEGSMRDAQSLLDQVLAGADVADAAVLDVLGLADRAVIAALADAVIDRDPARVLAPLDDAYKRGCDLRRFTRDLLEHFRNLAVAKVSNGAVLPDMADDELAALRAQAARAAAVDCDRAFHVLLAADEEVARTPYPKLVLEMALLKLATLPALLPIEEVLQRLADLEARLRGGSGAPARAATSAPAPRPAAAAPAARAATTAPSAPPPVPASAGNGGWEDFVAFAHAERPTLADHLAKCAVRQLDADVAILAVPRGFRFDYLSRRDHLSLIEELAGRFFGRPLRVQVEVGDASNGNAPVEPPRPSTAELTSAALQNPAVKAAVEILGGEVAEVRERRPRRREGK, translated from the coding sequence GTGACGTATCTCGTGTCGGCCCGCCGGTGGCGGCCGCAGACCTTCGAGGATCTCGTCGGTCAGGAGCACGTCGCCCGCACGCTCAGCAACGCCATTCGCGCCGGCCGCGTGGCGCACGCCTTCCTCTTCACCGGCGTGCGCGGCGTCGGCAAGACGACGGCGGCGCGCGTCCTCGCCAAGGCGCTCAACTGCGAGCGCGGGCCGACGCCGACCCCCTGCAACGAGTGCGCGAACTGCCGCGAGATCACCGCCGGCAGCGCGGTCGACGTGCTCGAGATCGACGGCGCCTCCAACACCGGCGTCGACGACGTGCGCGAGATCATCGAGAACGTGCGCTACCAGGCGGCGAAGAGCCGCTTCAAGATCTACATCATCGACGAGGTGCACATGCTCTCCAACAGCGCCTTCAACGCGCTGTTGAAGACGCTCGAGGAGCCGCCGCCGCACGTCAAGTTCATCTTCGCCACCACCGACCCGCACAAGTTGCCGGCGACGGTGCAGTCGCGCTGTCAGCGCTACGACTTCCGCCGCATTCCGCTGCGCCAGGTGGTCGCCCGCCTGCGCCAGATCGTCGACGCCGACGGCGTCGCGATCAGCGACCGGGCGCTCTTCACCCTGGCCCGCGAGGGCGAGGGCAGCATGCGCGACGCGCAGTCGCTGCTCGACCAGGTGCTCGCCGGCGCCGACGTCGCGGACGCGGCGGTGCTCGACGTGCTCGGGCTCGCCGATCGCGCGGTGATCGCGGCGCTGGCCGACGCCGTGATCGATCGCGATCCGGCGCGCGTCCTGGCGCCGCTCGACGACGCCTACAAGCGCGGCTGCGACCTCCGCCGCTTCACCCGCGACCTGCTCGAGCACTTCCGCAATCTCGCGGTGGCCAAGGTGAGCAACGGCGCCGTTCTGCCCGACATGGCCGACGACGAGTTGGCGGCGCTGCGCGCCCAGGCGGCGCGCGCCGCGGCGGTGGATTGCGACCGCGCCTTCCACGTGCTGCTCGCGGCCGACGAGGAGGTGGCGCGCACGCCGTATCCGAAGCTGGTGCTCGAGATGGCGTTGCTGAAGTTGGCGACGCTGCCGGCCCTGCTGCCGATCGAGGAGGTCCTGCAGCGGCTCGCCGATCTCGAGGCACGCCTGCGCGGCGGCAGCGGTGCGCCGGCGCGCGCGGCGACGTCGGCGCCGGCGCCGCGCCCGGCGGCCGCCGCGCCGGCGGCGCGCGCGGCCACCACCGCGCCATCCGCGCCGCCGCCGGTGCCCGCGTCGGCCGGAAACGGGGGGTGGGAGGACTTCGTCGCGTTCGCGCACGCGGAGCGGCCGACGCTGGCCGATCATCTCGCGAAGTGCGCGGTGCGCCAGCTCGATGCCGACGTCGCGATCCTGGCGGTGCCGCGCGGATTCCGCTTCGACTACCTGTCGCGGCGCGATCATCTGTCGTTGATCGAGGAGCTGGCAGGCCGCTTCTTCGGGCGGCCGCTGCGCGTCCAGGTCGAGGTCGGCGACGCCAGCAACGGCAACGCGCCCGTTGAGCCACCGCGCCCGAGCACCGCCGAGCTCACCAGCGCCGCGTTGCAGAATCCCGCCGTCAAGGCCGCGGTCGAGATCCTCGGCGGCGAGGTGGCGGAAGTGCGCGAGCGGCGGCCGCGCCGCCGGGAGGGGAAATGA
- a CDS encoding RDD family protein: MTVPCPACGAPTSAGDHTCARCGQRLTTAAPLPEGIATGPGMLVSAGFGRRTLARLLDLVLTGFLGGALAAVMLLALGGDEALLDRNLPAAGFEMWLARTLMMLTYHGVAESLGGATLGKLIFSLDVVGEDGLPISLGRGLLRNLWVLVDSLAFGLVAYVAMRRSPRHQRLGDRHARTLVVHRRDLPAAARRRPATVAHGILIGLAFAAAICALAILLAGAAAPTEPTA, translated from the coding sequence ATGACCGTCCCCTGCCCCGCGTGCGGCGCGCCGACGTCGGCCGGCGATCACACCTGCGCGCGGTGCGGGCAACGGCTGACCACGGCGGCGCCGCTGCCCGAGGGCATCGCCACCGGCCCCGGCATGCTGGTATCCGCGGGCTTCGGCCGACGCACGCTGGCACGGCTGCTCGATCTCGTGCTCACCGGCTTCCTCGGCGGCGCGCTGGCCGCGGTGATGCTGCTGGCGCTGGGCGGCGACGAGGCGCTGCTCGACCGCAACCTGCCCGCGGCGGGATTCGAGATGTGGCTGGCGCGGACGCTGATGATGCTCACCTACCACGGCGTCGCCGAATCGCTGGGCGGCGCGACGCTGGGCAAGCTCATCTTCTCCCTCGACGTGGTCGGCGAGGACGGGCTCCCCATCTCGCTCGGGCGCGGTCTGTTGCGCAACCTGTGGGTCCTGGTCGACAGCCTCGCCTTCGGGCTCGTCGCCTACGTCGCCATGCGCCGCTCGCCGCGACACCAGCGGCTCGGCGACCGCCACGCGCGCACGCTCGTCGTGCACCGCCGCGATCTGCCCGCCGCCGCCCGCCGCCGCCCGGCGACGGTGGCGCACGGCATCCTGATCGGCCTCGCCTTCGCCGCCGCGATCTGCGCCCTCGCCATCCTGCTCGCCGGCGCCGCGGCGCCGACCGAACCCACGGCTTGA
- a CDS encoding TIGR03620 family F420-dependent LLM class oxidoreductase translates to MDLGRLGVWTFLDLMSAGEAAAFAQRVEALGYTTLWLPEAIGRDPFALLGFLAARTTRLQLATGIANIYARDPMTMRAVQQTLAELSGGRFILGLGVSHAHLVSGVRGHEYKQPIPAMREYLDAMAGALYRAVEPAEEAPIMLAALRPAMLRLARARARGAHPYFTTPEHTARAREILGPDAWLAPEQKVLLDTDPGRARATARATMQIYLGLPNYQNNLRWLGFTDDDIANGGSDRLVDAIVAWGDEQAIRDRIRAHHDAGANHVCIQPLRVDGVPGPDLTVLEALAPARR, encoded by the coding sequence ATGGATCTCGGCCGTCTCGGCGTCTGGACCTTTCTCGACCTGATGAGCGCCGGCGAGGCCGCCGCCTTCGCCCAGCGCGTCGAGGCGCTCGGCTACACGACCCTCTGGCTGCCGGAGGCGATCGGCCGCGATCCCTTCGCCCTGCTCGGCTTTCTCGCCGCGCGCACCACACGGCTGCAGCTCGCCACCGGCATCGCCAACATCTACGCGCGCGACCCGATGACCATGCGCGCGGTCCAGCAGACGCTGGCCGAGCTCTCGGGCGGCCGGTTCATCCTCGGCCTCGGCGTCTCCCACGCGCATCTGGTGAGCGGCGTCCGCGGCCACGAGTACAAGCAGCCGATCCCCGCCATGCGCGAGTACCTGGACGCGATGGCCGGCGCGCTCTATCGGGCCGTCGAGCCGGCCGAGGAGGCGCCGATCATGCTCGCGGCGCTGCGGCCGGCGATGCTACGCCTGGCGCGCGCCCGGGCGCGCGGCGCGCATCCGTACTTCACCACCCCGGAGCACACCGCCCGGGCGCGCGAGATCCTCGGCCCCGATGCCTGGCTGGCGCCGGAGCAGAAGGTCCTCCTCGACACCGACCCGGGGCGCGCCCGCGCCACGGCGCGGGCGACGATGCAGATCTACCTCGGGCTGCCGAACTACCAGAACAACCTCCGCTGGCTCGGCTTCACCGACGACGACATCGCCAACGGCGGCAGCGACCGCCTGGTCGACGCCATCGTCGCCTGGGGGGACGAGCAGGCGATCCGCGATCGCATCCGCGCCCACCACGACGCCGGCGCCAATCACGTCTGCATCCAACCCCTGCGCGTCGATGGCGTCCCCGGCCCCGATCTGACCGTGCTCGAGGCGCTCGCGCCGGCACGCCGCTGA
- the tadA gene encoding tRNA adenosine(34) deaminase TadA, with protein sequence MSAGTAADVAWMRESLRQAAAAEGEGEVPVGAVLVLDGRIVARGHNRPIAAHDPSAHAEILTLRAAGQALGNYRLTGGELYVTVEPCLMCVGAIVQARLRRVVYGCSDPKGGALGGLFDATAAAPLNHRFAVVGGVLADEAQTLLRRFFQARRGPAASS encoded by the coding sequence ATGAGCGCCGGGACGGCCGCCGACGTCGCATGGATGCGCGAGAGCCTGCGCCAGGCGGCGGCGGCGGAAGGCGAGGGGGAGGTGCCGGTCGGGGCCGTGCTGGTGCTCGACGGGCGGATCGTGGCCCGCGGGCACAACCGTCCGATCGCCGCGCACGACCCCAGCGCCCATGCCGAGATCCTCACCCTGCGCGCCGCCGGCCAGGCGCTCGGCAACTACCGCCTCACCGGCGGCGAGCTCTACGTCACCGTCGAGCCGTGCCTGATGTGCGTCGGCGCCATCGTCCAGGCGCGACTGCGGCGGGTGGTCTACGGGTGTTCCGATCCCAAGGGCGGGGCGCTCGGCGGCCTCTTCGACGCCACCGCTGCGGCTCCCCTGAACCATCGCTTCGCGGTCGTCGGCGGCGTCCTCGCCGACGAGGCGCAGACCCTGCTGCGTCGATTCTTTCAGGCCCGCCGCGGCCCTGCCGCCTCGTCTTGA
- a CDS encoding NnrU family protein, with protein MASLGLAGAVFVGIHLFIAGTRLRDRIVAAIGEQAYLGLFSLLSIASLGWLILAYRAAPRVLLWHAPAPLRVAAIALMTAAVALVVIGLTTPSPTATGGAGALDRADAARGILRVTRHPFLCGVALWAALHLLVNGDSASLVLFGALLTLASIGPPSIDAKRQRAFGGRWRRFAEQTSVLPFAAIAAGRNTLRVDEIGAWRAAAAIAAYAALLLFHGRLFGAPAW; from the coding sequence ATGGCGTCGCTGGGGCTGGCCGGCGCCGTGTTCGTCGGCATTCATCTGTTCATCGCCGGCACCCGGCTGCGCGACCGCATTGTCGCGGCGATCGGCGAGCAGGCGTATCTCGGGCTGTTCTCGCTGCTCTCGATCGCCAGCCTCGGCTGGCTGATCCTCGCCTACCGGGCGGCGCCGCGGGTGTTGCTGTGGCACGCGCCGGCGCCGCTGCGCGTCGCCGCGATCGCGCTCATGACGGCGGCGGTGGCGCTGGTGGTGATCGGGTTGACGACGCCCAGTCCGACCGCCACCGGCGGCGCCGGCGCGCTCGATCGCGCGGACGCGGCGCGCGGCATCCTGCGCGTCACCCGGCATCCGTTCCTCTGCGGCGTCGCGCTGTGGGCGGCGCTGCACCTGCTGGTCAACGGCGACAGCGCGTCGCTGGTGCTGTTCGGCGCCCTGCTGACGCTGGCGTCGATCGGCCCGCCGTCGATCGACGCCAAGCGGCAGCGCGCCTTCGGCGGGCGCTGGCGCCGCTTTGCCGAGCAGACGTCGGTGCTGCCCTTCGCCGCCATCGCGGCCGGCCGCAACACGCTGCGCGTCGACGAGATCGGTGCCTGGCGGGCGGCCGCGGCGATCGCCGCGTACGCCGCCCTGCTGCTCTTCCACGGCCGCCTCTTCGGCGCGCCGGCGTGGTGA
- a CDS encoding flavin reductase: protein MDANAKKTALRMIPYGLYVLTAEDADGTVAAATVNWVTQASFQPPLVAVGVKTDSGAHAVIKASGAFALNVLGKGQQAAAFAFFKPAARDGDRINGEAYRRGSTGAPILASVPAYVECRLSATVELGDHSVFVGEVVDAGVAGEISGRPDDATLWLKDLGEKTFYGG from the coding sequence ATGGACGCCAACGCCAAGAAGACCGCCCTGCGCATGATTCCCTACGGGCTCTACGTGTTGACCGCCGAGGATGCCGACGGGACGGTGGCGGCGGCGACGGTGAACTGGGTGACGCAGGCGTCGTTCCAGCCGCCGCTGGTCGCGGTCGGGGTCAAGACGGACTCCGGCGCGCACGCGGTGATCAAGGCCAGCGGCGCCTTCGCGCTCAACGTTCTCGGCAAGGGGCAGCAGGCCGCGGCCTTCGCGTTCTTCAAGCCGGCGGCGCGGGACGGCGATCGGATCAACGGCGAGGCCTATCGCCGCGGCAGCACCGGCGCGCCGATCCTGGCGTCGGTGCCGGCGTACGTCGAGTGCCGGCTGAGCGCGACGGTCGAGCTCGGCGACCACTCGGTGTTCGTCGGTGAGGTGGTCGATGCCGGCGTCGCCGGCGAGATCAGCGGTCGCCCCGACGATGCGACCCTGTGGCTCAAGGACCTCGGAGAGAAGACGTTCTACGGCGGCTGA